The nucleotide window CCCGTCGGCGAGCGTCGCGGCCGGCGGCCGGACGAGGGCGACGTGACGGGGGCGGACGGTCTCGGTGCGGTCGTGGGCCACGGTGCTCACGGGTTCCTCCTGGGATCGGTCGGGGCAACGTCGGTCGGGGCGTCGGTACGCGGTGCGGTCAGGGCGCCGTACGTGTCGGGTCGGCGTGTGCGCAGGAACGGGAACAGCTCCAGCCAGTCGCGCCGCTGGTCGAGGTCGAGCGTCGCGACGAGGGCGACGTCGCCGGAGCGCGGTGCGCTCGCGAGCACCCGGCCGTACGGGTCGGCGACGAACGACGAGCCGTAGAACGTGAGCAGGCCCTCGGAGCCCCAGCGGTTCGGGACGACGACGAACAGCCCGTTTGCGATCGCGTGCCCCACGATCACCTGGCGCCACAGCGGCTCGGTGTCGAAGTCGGGGTGGTCGGGCTCGGAGCCGATCGCGGTCGGGTAGACCAGCAGGTCCGCGCCGCCGAGCGCGTACGCACGGGCGACCTCGGGGAACCACTCGTCCCAGCACGTCGGCATGCCGAGCCGTGGTGCGCCGGTGACGCCGACCTCGACGACCGGGTACGGGTCGTCGGCCGGACCCGGGCGGAAGTAGTGGTCCTCGTAGTAGCCGGCCGTCACCGGGATGTGGAGCTTGCGGGTCCGTGCCACGACGCGGCCGTCGGGGTCGACGAGCATCGCGGTGTTGTAGCCGAGCCCGTCGGGACCCTCCGCCCGCTCGTAGAGCGACGCGTGCACGTGCACGCCGTGCTGCTTCGCGGCACGCGCCGCGAACGTGTGCGTCGGGCCGCTCTCGAGCGGCTCGGCCGTGCCGCCGGGCGGCGTCTCCGGTCGGACCTCGGCCGGGTAGCGCGACAGCGTCAGCTCGGGCAGGAACACGATCTTCGCCCCGGCTTGCGCGGCCGAGCCGATGCCGTCGTCCAGCACCGCCTCGAGCTCCGCGGGGTCGTCGCGCCACTGGTGCTGCACCAGGCCGACGCGCAGCGCAGCGCGCTCCGGGTCCCGGGTCCGGGCGGGCGAGCCGAGCGGCTCGCCGACGATCGTCCTCATGCCGGGCCTCCGTCCGTCGCGGCCTCGATCACGGCCTCGCTCTCGGCGCCGGCCGCGCCGGCGGCACCCGCCCGTACGGCCGGCTGCTGCTGGGTGATGCAGTGCACGCCGCCGCCGCGGACGAACAGCTCGCGGGCGTCGACGCCGATCACCTCGCGCCCGGGGTACGCCTCCGCGAGCACCGCGAGCGCGTCCGCGTCACGCGGGTCGTCGAACGTGCACGCGACCACGGCGCCGTTGAGCGCGTAGTGGTTGACGTAGCTGTAGTCGACCCAGCCGTCGGCGTCGCGCGTCGTCTCCGGCGCGGTCAGCTCGACGATCTCGAACGGCTTGCCGTCGGCATCGGTCGCGTCGGCGAGCACGGCGAGGTTCTCGGCCGTGATCGCGGCGTCGGGGTGGTCCTGGTCCGGCTGCACGTGCACGAGCAGCCGCCCGGGTGCCGCGA belongs to Mumia flava and includes:
- a CDS encoding nitrilase-related carbon-nitrogen hydrolase, yielding MRTIVGEPLGSPARTRDPERAALRVGLVQHQWRDDPAELEAVLDDGIGSAAQAGAKIVFLPELTLSRYPAEVRPETPPGGTAEPLESGPTHTFAARAAKQHGVHVHASLYERAEGPDGLGYNTAMLVDPDGRVVARTRKLHIPVTAGYYEDHYFRPGPADDPYPVVEVGVTGAPRLGMPTCWDEWFPEVARAYALGGADLLVYPTAIGSEPDHPDFDTEPLWRQVIVGHAIANGLFVVVPNRWGSEGLLTFYGSSFVADPYGRVLASAPRSGDVALVATLDLDQRRDWLELFPFLRTRRPDTYGALTAPRTDAPTDVAPTDPRRNP